GAGCAAAGGCACCCCAGCACAAATCCCTTCCAATGTGGAATTCCAGCCACAATGTGTCAAGAACCCACCAACTGCAGGGTGTGATAATATAAGCGTCTGCGGAGCCCAACCATGAATCACGAGGCTCCTTGCTCTGTTCCTTTCCTCAAATCCACTTTCTGCAATCCATTTCTCCAATTCCTGTATTTCAATGCAGCCCCTTACAACCCAAATGAACGGTTTATTTGATGCCTCTAACGCCAATCCAATCTCTATCAACTGTTCACAGCTGAGGTGACACATACTTCCAAAGCAAGCATAAAGTACAGAAGCTGTTGCCCATGAGTCGAGCCATTTGAAGCAGTGAAGTTCATCAATGGAGACTTTGTTGCCCCTTTGTGCCTTGTCCAAGTCATCTTTGTTGCATAGGGAAGCAGGGCCAATGCACCAGAGTTTATCATTTTTTACCTTTTTGTATGCTTGAACATATGCTGGCTCCAATTCCTCAAAAGTATTCACGATCATCCCATATGTCTCCGTTTCTACTGCTCccattttgtcaaaaaaatcTTTCACTGTTGGTGTCACTGACCCATCTGGAAGCTGAGCTTTCGTCATCTCAATTCGATCTGGCAGGTCGGGCAGAACAAGGTGCTCTGAATCAGACGTTACACTCTCAAGCACATTGGATACGCTCAAATTGTGAACGCACAAGAAACTGACGCAGTTTGTTCCACCAAAAGATATCCTTGGAATGTGATGCTTGCTAGCAATGTCATAAGTCCATGGAAAACTCATGTCTGAGATTATGCAATTTGGCTTTGGAGTGAGCTCTTCAAACAATTTCTCTACTGGCTTGTGAAGCAAGGCAGTTGCAGCAAAGCAATTGAAGACCAAGTCTGGTGAAGGTAGCATGTCGAAGTTTTCGCAGCCTTCGGGCAATCCTGCTTCTTCGGCTGGAAATTTCACTTGGATTACGCGGATTTGGAGCCCAGATTCTAGGTCTCGAGTAAGAACTGTTTGAAATCTGGCTGCATTGTGGGGTGTGGTGAATATGGTGACAATGATGCCTTGTTGTGCAAACAATCTAGCAATGTCTATCAATGGGATCATGTGGCCTGAAGCCATTAGAGGAAAGAACACAAAGTGAAGCTGGTGGTCTTGATGAGAAGCCATGGAAATTAAGAGGAAGGGATGAACAACAATAATGTTCTATGAATTAAGCAGGCTTAAGTCTCTTATTTAAGTACTGATACATCAAAGCTTTGATGCTACCAGTCAATTGTTCTGTGTTGGTGACGTAAGCGCATACCTATACATTATTAAGTTTATCCAAAGAAGATTCTAATGACTCAAGAGTAGCAAAGAGGTTTGTGGACTGTTACCTATGACCTCTCTCTTTCATGTACTAAGACAAACTTACAGGGGGCCACTACTAAGCCCAAAGTTGCATTTATACGTTGAATACGAAAATATCATGGTGATTGGCCCCACAAGATATGGTGTGAGAAGTTTTGCAGCAGCCAACTTTGACTATGGCTAAAGAAATTCTTCATTGTGAAGTAGCAAATTGTGAGATGTAAGCATTCTGTGAGTAACCATTGCATTGGTTTGTGCAGGGAGGACAGAAAAGACTAAGGGTGTGTTTTGCACCGATACGCCAAAAATTGAGGGTATGCGAGTATTAGATACGGCCCGGATACAATACGGCACCGATATGGCATCAAAACATACGGCTCCGATACTCCATCGATACAGTCACGATATGGCTCCATAGACTTTAAGTCTCTTTTGGCTGGGTGATTTGAGGTCCAATGGATCCATCCAATCCAAGTGTGTAGTTTTTATCTTAAGCATCTAAATGAACGTAATAACATTCCAAATCAACCTAAGGACAGTAATGAGAACAACAATAGTAAAATAAACAACTGCATTACAATCATTACAGAACAGAATGTATGCAGTAAGCAGTATGCTTGAGAAAAGAACATTCAAACTCTTCTTAGTTTCTTTTTATGCAGTTAGTTCTTTGATCTCTTGGATTAGCCGTTTAATGTTGAGGTCAGAAGATCCACCTTCTGCTACTGCTCTCTTTGCCATCTCTGCTAACTCTctggctctctctcttctcccttgGCTTTCTTCTCCATCCATCAATTTCTCTATGGCCTCCTTCACCTTTTCCTTTCTTACCACCACCCTAATCTTCTCCTCCTCTCCCCATTTCACTGGAAATTCCACCCCAACTCTCACTGCAATCTTTAGGATCTGTTCAACAAGTTTCTCATTCAGAAATTGTCCCCAAACATTGGCCATGTGAGCAAAGGCACCCCAGCACAAATCCC
Above is a genomic segment from Prunus dulcis chromosome 7, ALMONDv2, whole genome shotgun sequence containing:
- the LOC117634734 gene encoding UDP-glycosyltransferase 73C1-like, with the translated sequence MASHQDHQLHFVFFPLMASGHMIPLIDIARLFAQQGIIVTIFTTPHNAARFQTVLTRDLESGLQIRVIQVKFPAEEAGLPEGCENFDMLPSPDLVFNCFAATALLHKPVEKLFEELTPKPNCIISDMSFPWTYDIASKHHIPRISFGGTNCVSFLCVHNLSVSNVLESVTSDSEHLVLPDLPDRIEMTKAQLPDGSVTPTVKDFFDKMGAVETETYGMIVNTFEELEPAYVQAYKKVKNDKLWCIGPASLCNKDDLDKAQRGNKVSIDELHCFKWLDSWATASVLYACFGSMCHLSCEQLIEIGLALEASNKPFIWVVRGCIEIQELEKWIAESGFEERNRARSLVIHGWAPQTLILSHPAVGGFLTHCGWNSTLEGICAGVPLLTWPLHGDQFINEKLVEQILKISVRVGVEFSVLWGEEEKIRVVLRKEKVKEAIEKLMDGEESQGRRERARELAKMAKRAVAEGGSSHLNIKQLIQEIKELTA